In the genome of Calothrix sp. PCC 6303, the window ATATGTATTAAATTTATACAATGATTTTGTTATAGATTTAGTTGAGAAGCGATATTCCCTAGAAATATCGCTTCTTTTTCGTATCTTCTTTCCACACCCCTAGACACCCACACTTCGTACAGAAAACTCGTATCTTTTTTTAATGTTCTACAGGAATTTTATCAGTACATTCCTGTAGATTAAAACTTAAAGGTTAAGGAAAATTTAAACGTTGCTATCTCCAAAGTAAAGTCTATCAAATCTTTGACAAACTTAGGTTTCGCTTCATCATAAGGTCATAAATTATCAGCCTTTGGTTTGGTAAAACTATGAGATGGACACTAGGGAGTCAACGAACAACAAATTTCATAGCTGATCAATAAATTTGTGTGTTTGTGGAATCACACGCACATCTTTGATAAATTCCTTCATCATCGCCTGCCAACTCAAAACTTGGTATGGAGTTGGGGCAAGTACAGGTAACTCAGTTAACTGTGCATTCGTCCCCAACGGTGTCACAGGCTGTAAAAACACTGGAATTGTAGAGTTTACCCCAGCCACCAATTCCGCCGCCTGTTTCAACTCAGAGGGTTCCGTATTTTTAGAAATAATTATCTTGATAAACACTTCCTGGTGCGATTCAGCACAGAGCTTGAGAAATGCATGATGTTCTTGCCAACGGCTTTCTCCACTAGTGCTAGGAAGTTTAAAATCCATACCAACTAAATCAAGGTATGGGAGAATCTTAGCTAATTTTTCTGGGCGATGCCCGCCAGTCTCCA includes:
- a CDS encoding 7-carboxy-7-deazaguanine synthase QueE, with amino-acid sequence MIQETIDTPTARLIEVFSAIQGEGLNVGTRQIFVRFALCDLRCHFCDSAHTWNAPVTCQIERSPGLRDFETHTNPVPLPILVEWVERQNIPGLHDSISITGGEPLLHAPFLAQFLPKLRSVTGLPIYLETGGHRPEKLAKILPYLDLVGMDFKLPSTSGESRWQEHHAFLKLCAESHQEVFIKIIISKNTEPSELKQAAELVAGVNSTIPVFLQPVTPLGTNAQLTELPVLAPTPYQVLSWQAMMKEFIKDVRVIPQTHKFIDQL